The region GCCAAGCTCCTGGGCTGGAAGATCGACATCAAGAGCGAGGAAGAGAAGCGGCAGGAAGTCGAGCAGCAGATGACGGCGCTGGTGGGAAACCAGGCTACGCCACTGGCCAGCGTGCCGGACCTTGGCGAAGCGCTGGTGGAAAAGCTGACCGCCGGCGGCATTACCACGGTCGAGCAGTTGGCCGACATGACGCCGGAACAGCTGGAAGCAATTCCTGGTATCGGCCCCAAGACAGTGGAAAAAATTAGCATTGCGGTCAATAATTATTTTTCCAGCTTGGAGGCGGGGGAGACCCCCGCTGCGACGCCGAACCTCGATGTTGCTGAGGACGAGCCGGTCGCTGCTGATGCGGGTTCCATGCCGCCTGACGATGTCGGAGCCGATTCCGCCGGCCAGTCCGGCGACAGCGAAGGGTTGTCGCAGCTCTCCGATATGGCGCCGCAAAGTGTAGGCGAGCTGGTGGAAGAAGGTCAGAACCTGGAAGCCGAAGTCGTCAGCGGTGCGGAGAACGCGCCCCCGGCTGACGAAGCTGAAGTAACGACCCATGAAACGCATCCGGATGAGGAGAAAATCCCGCCGGAGGAAAAGTAACAACGTCGGCGGTCGTTGGTCGTCGCAGGTTTGACTCCAAAGTCGCTAACGACCAACGGCCAACGGCCATAACTTCAAACCGTGAGGTAGCTATGAAGACATAGCGCGGCACACGGAGGAAAAAGAAGCTCGGATGGTAGACACCTCTAAGATTCGAATCAACGATCTGGCCAGGGAACTGGAAGTCAAGAGCAAGGCGATTCTCGATGTTCTGCCGAAGGTTGGCGTCACCGAAAAGAAAACCCATTCCAGTTCCATCAGCGTCGAAGAAGCCGAAAAAGTGCGCCAGCACTTCCAGGGCGAAAGCGACGGCCACGGCGGCGCTGCGCGTCCTGCGCGCGCCAAGCCGGATGAATTCAAGCCCAAGATCGACCTTTCGCACATTTCCAAGCCTGGGGACGTACTAAAGGCACTGCAGCACAAGCAGCAGGCTGCGGCAACGCCCGCCGCGCCACGTCCGACCGCGATGCCGCCGCGTCCTCCAGAAGCGCCGAAGCCCGCGATTCAAACTCCGGCTGCCAAGGCGCCGGTCGCGGTTCCGCCTCCCCCCAAGCCAGCCGCGCCGCCCGAGCCCGCCGCTGCGCCCCCGCGCCTGGTCAAGCCCGTCGAGGCCCCGGTGCGCCCCGTGTATCGAGTTCCGGAGCCGCCGCCGGTTGCTGAAGCGGAGCCCCAGATCGAAGTCCCTGAAATCTCGTCCGAGCCCGTCCCTGAATTGGAAAGGCCTGCTGCATCCGTGTCCACACCCACTGTAAGCGTTCCTTCGACTGCGCCGCCTGCAGCACAGGCTCCGCACGTGCACGCCGCACCGCCGCCGCCCGCGCAGCACAAGCCGCCCGCTGAGCCAACACGCCGCGTCATTGTTCCGCAGACCGGTCCGCGTCCGGTCTATACCGCGCCGCCACAAGCCGCACGGCCCGCGGCCAACGTACCGCGCCCTGCTCCCGGCCGCCCGGTGCCCGGTCAACCGATTTTTCAGCGTCCCCGCCCAGCCGCGCCGGGCTCGCGTCCGCCGCTGCGTCCGGGCGAGCGACGCCCGATGCATCCCACGCGCTCCTCTCCAACGGGAGCACGTCCGCTCGGCGTCGGACCTGGCGCTGCGCCCCCGGGAGCGCCGTCCGGGCGTCCGCCCGGCCGTCCAGCGCCTTCGCGACGTCCCGGTCAGCGCTATGTTCCTCGTGGCGTGAAGGAAGGCCCGATGAAGGGCTTCGTTCCGCCGCCGCGGCTTACCATTTCCAATGAGCCGCTGCCGATCACGCGCCAGATCACCATCACCGAGGGCATCAGCGTCAAGGACCTGGCGGAGAAGCTCGGCATTCGCGCCAAGGACCTGATTACCCGGCTGCTGGCGCGCGGGGTGTTCGCCACCGTGAACCAGACTCTGGACGCCAACCTCGCCGGCGACATGGCCCGCCAGTTCGGCGCCGATACCAACGTCATCACCTTTGAGCAGCAGGCGGCTCAGGATATCGTTCAGGCCGAAGCCGCCACCGGCGAAGAAGGCGGAGTGGGCGCCGTGTCCCGTCCTCCCGTGGTCACCATCATGGGCCACGTCGATCACGGCAAGACCACGCTGCTGGATTCCATCCGCCACGCCAACGTCGCCGAAGGTGAAGCCGGCGGCATTACGCAGCACATCGGCGCCTACAAGGTCACCATCGCCGACAGCAACTCGCCCGCATTTGGCCGCCAGATCGTCTTCATCGACACTCCTGGCCACGAAGCATTTACCCGCATGCGCGCCCGCGGCGCCAAGGTTACTGACATCGTGGTGCTGGTGGTCGCCGCCGATGACGGCGTTATGCCGCAGACGCTGGAGGCCATCGATCACGCCAAAGCCGCCGAAGTTCCGATCGTTGTCGCCGTGAATAAAATCGACAAACCGGACGCGCTGCCCGAGCGCGTCAAGAAGCAACTCGCCGACCGCGGCCTGATGCCGGAAGATTGGGGCGGCACCACCGTGTTCGTCGACGTCTCCGCCAAGCAGAAGAAGAACCTGAACCTGCTCATGGAGATGATCTGCCTGGTTGCCGACCTGCAGGAACTGAAGGCCAACCCTGAGCGCACCGCGACCGGCACCGTTCTGGAAGCCAAGCTCGACCGCGGCCGCGGCAGCGTTGCCACCGTGCTGGTGGCGGATGGCACTTTGCACACCGGCGACAATTTCGTGGTGGGCAACACCTTCGGCAAAGTGCGCGCCATGTTCGACGAGCACGGCCAGGCGCTCGAAGAGGCCCCGCCTTCCACGCCGGTTGAACTGCTGGGACTGGAAGGCTTGCCGCAGGCGGGCGACCAGTTTGTGGTCGTTGCCGACCGCGAAAAAGCGCGCGGCATCTCCGATTACCGCGAGCAGAAGGCGCGTGAAGCGACGCTGGCGAAGAGCTCGCGGGTTTCGCTGGAGGGCCTCGCCGAACAGCTCAAGACTGCAGGCATGAAGGAACTGAACGTCATCCTCAAGGCGGACGTCCAGGGCTCCGTCGAAGTGCTGGGCGACCTTCTGACCAAGCAGTCGACCGACAAGGTCAAGGTCAAGATTCTGCACAGTGGCGTCGGCGCCATCACCGAAACCGACGTGCTGCTGGCCTCCGCGTCGAATGCCATCATCATCGGCTTCAACGTCCGGCCGGAGCGAAAGGCGGCCGAACTGGCCGAGCAGGACAAGGTGGACATCCGCCTGCACTCCATCATTTACGAACTGCAGGACGAGATCCGCAAGGCGATCACCGGATTACTGGAGCCGGTCATCAAGGAGACCTACCAGGG is a window of Terriglobales bacterium DNA encoding:
- a CDS encoding helix-hairpin-helix domain-containing protein — protein: DIIEYHEDPVTFAEKALQPAKVSRVTVIDPMEKHLEVVVDDSQLSLAIGKKGQNVRLAAKLLGWKIDIKSEEEKRQEVEQQMTALVGNQATPLASVPDLGEALVEKLTAGGITTVEQLADMTPEQLEAIPGIGPKTVEKISIAVNNYFSSLEAGETPAATPNLDVAEDEPVAADAGSMPPDDVGADSAGQSGDSEGLSQLSDMAPQSVGELVEEGQNLEAEVVSGAENAPPADEAEVTTHETHPDEEKIPPEEK
- the infB gene encoding translation initiation factor IF-2 yields the protein MVDTSKIRINDLARELEVKSKAILDVLPKVGVTEKKTHSSSISVEEAEKVRQHFQGESDGHGGAARPARAKPDEFKPKIDLSHISKPGDVLKALQHKQQAAATPAAPRPTAMPPRPPEAPKPAIQTPAAKAPVAVPPPPKPAAPPEPAAAPPRLVKPVEAPVRPVYRVPEPPPVAEAEPQIEVPEISSEPVPELERPAASVSTPTVSVPSTAPPAAQAPHVHAAPPPPAQHKPPAEPTRRVIVPQTGPRPVYTAPPQAARPAANVPRPAPGRPVPGQPIFQRPRPAAPGSRPPLRPGERRPMHPTRSSPTGARPLGVGPGAAPPGAPSGRPPGRPAPSRRPGQRYVPRGVKEGPMKGFVPPPRLTISNEPLPITRQITITEGISVKDLAEKLGIRAKDLITRLLARGVFATVNQTLDANLAGDMARQFGADTNVITFEQQAAQDIVQAEAATGEEGGVGAVSRPPVVTIMGHVDHGKTTLLDSIRHANVAEGEAGGITQHIGAYKVTIADSNSPAFGRQIVFIDTPGHEAFTRMRARGAKVTDIVVLVVAADDGVMPQTLEAIDHAKAAEVPIVVAVNKIDKPDALPERVKKQLADRGLMPEDWGGTTVFVDVSAKQKKNLNLLMEMICLVADLQELKANPERTATGTVLEAKLDRGRGSVATVLVADGTLHTGDNFVVGNTFGKVRAMFDEHGQALEEAPPSTPVELLGLEGLPQAGDQFVVVADREKARGISDYREQKAREATLAKSSRVSLEGLAEQLKTAGMKELNVILKADVQGSVEVLGDLLTKQSTDKVKVKILHSGVGAITETDVLLASASNAIIIGFNVRPERKAAELAEQDKVDIRLHSIIYELQDEIRKAITGLLEPVIKETYQGRAEVRDTFRIPKVGTVAGCYVQDGIIKRDSEVRLLRDNVVVFKGKVSSLRRFKEDVSEVRNGLECGISIQNYGDVKVGDVIEAFATERVAAELTA